A segment of the Anthonomus grandis grandis chromosome 11, icAntGran1.3, whole genome shotgun sequence genome:
taaaactacaggaGGATCACTATTcgataatattaaattgctgAACTGCCCAGTCCAGTGCGTGTCGATTAACGATGCAAGCAATACTGTCTTAAATAAGTGGACCATCGATGTTTCTGCTGGAGATTCTGTAAgcattttccaaataaatgttcagtttatcacatttttatttttcaggctGGTGGTAAAAATACAGATGGATTTGATGTTTCAGGCTCCACAAGCATTACAGTTCAAAACAGCCAGATCCATAATCAAGATGATTGTGTAGCTGTAAACCAAGGATCACATATGATCTTTAAAAACTTAACATGTACTGGTGGTCATGGACTTAGTTTATCAGTAGGTCAAAGCTCCAGTAGTGGCAGTGCCAATACCGTCAATAATGTAACTTTCACCGACAGTACCGTCTTGAACTCCAGAAATGGTATTCATGTTAAGACCCATAGTGATGCTGGCACAGGTTCTATTAATCTTGTTACCTATAAAAACATTCAATTATCAGGTTTGTGTAAAATATTAACTAGTTTACTTGTGTTTCTATGTAAGTGAGTTTTCAGGTATTACAACATATGGAGTTAATGTCCAACAAGACTACAAAGATGGAAAGTCAACGGGAAGTCCAACCAATAATATACCAATCactaatttaaatttgcaaGGTGTTACTGGCAGCATGAGTGGCGGTTCTAGTAGCATGccagtttttattttgtgtggAAGCAAAGGCTGTTCCAGCTGGACCTGGTCTACAGTATCTATAACTAATGGAAAGAAGTCTAATAGCTGTAATTTTACGCCCTCTGGGTTTTCATGCTAAAGcggttattttacattttaagtatttaaataaaaaaatgactgtttttctttaatgttcgtttatttaatacaagaaataaccccattaaaagtttaaagtacatttattatgaaaactaaattacgaaaacttaaaattatcaatattacttacaaatatattatcaagataacgaaaaataaataaaagtataatacTCTAAAATGGaacgaaaaactgaaaataataagaAGAAACCTCGGAAGAaacgaaataataataattatatttcagcgTCCAATCCTCTATATCACTTAACCAGGTTGTACATCGTACATGCTATATCGCGCAAATTTTGTTCGCCTTCTCACTCCATCCGTCCTCCATTATACTATCCATCCATTATAACCACAGAATACAGATATATTGAGAAGTGCGGGTTGCCGTGTTAACGTGAAGAAATTTTGGCCCTCTACTGAAGGTGTAATAATTCGAgctaattttgacatttgtaagCCCCAACTATTGGCAACCCCTCTAACTAATTAGATTTGAAAGAAGGCGTGGTCAAATCCGgcaccaaattttaatatagcGCGAGAAATTCGATTTCTAAGGCGGGTCCAACTTAAGAAAACTACTAAATGTCACAACCTGCGGGTATTCCACTCGATTAAAATAGATTCTCACCAACACTTGTCTTTTATATTTCCATTTTATATTCCTTATTTTACTAAATTGTCAAATATGTATAGAAGATAACCCGCAAATTTAACTCTTGAAaccaaaagaactaaaaaaaccaaaaaaatgtcCTCAGGTAATATTGATACACGTatgttatatacaaaaaaatatattatttaatcatctagaaaacaaaaatacaagaTTTGAAGTATTCtaatacaatatataattaACATTGTACAGAACAGTGAACAAGGAGTATGAAAAAcccaaaattctatttaaattataatatcctACATCAATAtgataatatttgtaattgaaAAGCTAATTGTATcatatttaatcttttttcttgagttaaacatagaaaaattattaaaagaaatgtagtttaataatataaaataaaacctaaaattatctaaaaaataaacataaagaaCAACAagggaaacaaaaaatatacttgtTAAGAGCGAAGCTCTTATATGTGCTCGtgaagaattgaaatatttaggactcgcgtcacataaacgttaataactttgcttctatggcgaatttttttttctggttttcaccgTTTTATGTGGGAAGGTTAAAGCTACGTGATGACGTAAATTTTTTTGGCCACGCCACCCCGAAGGGGCGGGCGTggcaaaaaactgcttttttcgCGAAAACAGTCGGTGCAGCAACTTGTGCAAAACTGACTAAGCCGAATTTTCTAAAACTCATTGACGTCAAAGGCCTTTATGCAAAGCAACTCccaaagggcgctttttaagataaaccccttagaagtcggatttttctgtgaatgaattttgaactttttgcgcggtacctcgcggacttaaacggttgtggggcctaaacggtaacgTTCCCGACAATGCGGacaaaacagcccttttctacgtaaatgtagctttcttttttgttaaaactatttttttgaaaaacaaactccttccgagataaacgagctcaaacgtaaaaatttttttttcgaaaaaaaaaaagtgaattttttgagatatgattttttttctactacaaacaaattttttttttgtttacactgTTTAAAAGcctaatcctttaggattaaatagaagtaggtattatacagggtgagctgtggTAACAAATGtgaacccctttttgagcctttttttggccgattttttctatttttcttaataactctttaatgGCGGCACCTAAagatttcaaactttcagcgttttaagaactttttaaaagctatttttcgacatagtctacaaccttctacgtagagcagtttttgctctacacctttttttaactttgacgcttaataccggcatacctatgatacctaagaaaaccatttttttctgaaatcaccggacactatctggctataatccactgaaaaccgtttttttttcaaatgttaccgtttttccgcaacgagctgttatttaagaaataccccaaaaaataagccgttccaatcaaccagtcataccctgGAGACACAGGGAGCCAGCTCATGGTACAATAAAGTTGGCGGTCTAGCACCCAATTGACCCAATGTAAAACCATACGtacgacgtcactatcgagtcgcacatggccagatgacgTAACCGCGGGGTTTTCGGTATTGTGGTGGCCCGtttgcgctacgagttagagtaggaaaagcggtttaagagaaggatggaggatgtctggcaataattataaacgcgtcgtgttcgtctcgtgacgtcatgagttattttattaatgaatattagtattatggggacaattttacgcggtttcttgataaattactaggataaataaaacgaatataaatattaataaatatatatttgaaatatacagagggtattgatattatggaacatttatgaggataataatagtatataaatagaattaaagtattattctatttatataataggggggttttaaggttgagggcataaataagtaaaatataatttataataatagtaatattaatctacagggtgttttaaggtttaagaacatttacaagaaagataatatttataataatagtaatagcagcataaaaGTTATgacaaggtataaatacctggaaaaaaataatagtaataatagttttattttagttagggttcttttagtgggggttgctaaattggtaataaatttatattaatagtgtatcaatttagaaaaaaaagacattgatgcggtgtcaaaaaaatgtgtattttttgtattattttactatattactgatatcacggcttttatagcttcaattcaataagttaataaatttttttattcgttttttttcctttaatttttttttattttattataattgccttttaaaataaaaattaaaaaaaaaacaagaaacaaaccactttttcctatcctaatgcattgcttcttatgggacctgatctttctctttagattgtgacactcgtggaaatcgtggaaaattttgtcataaagcttttttactagtttttgaatggtctttaaccagaaaaaagaaattttgaattcggagcatattttgaaaaaatggtaattttgacgccggattttgttcgaaaattgaaaattgcaaagaaatagggtttccgttcgttttagagtcaaatcggtaataatcttttttaaaggtactctgaagtagtataagatagagaaataaaaaattgaaatttttccatagggctcatgataattcaatatttatgttttatagttttttttcaattttctccgattctatgatagttagaaccgattcgttttgacaaaCGGATACCTTGAAATATTCCTAAGAACTTTTGTTGGAagcaaaaagttctcagacttacagttgatttagaaaaaaataaaaatcatttttttgaaatttttcgtgggtcgattttcgaccaaaaaaaatttatttttttattgggcttttttactggaaattgttagtttagggcttactttaaaatttgccaataatcgttttaggaaaaaaaattgtacggtaggaaaaaaccagttttcttttgtttttcccacatttttacttatatctcggcttctatagtttcgattcatttcgtttttggtttattttattccttattctcctcatgtcaattctttttatatcttattactataagctttcaaaaataaatttgaaaaataaaaaaaatcgacataaaaacacGGTTGTCTTATTCCAATAacctaataaatgggaccctctttttcctttatcttgtggcacggataaatcgtggaaaatttatttattaaacttttttacttaattttgaatggcctttaaggtaaaaaaatacattttgaatttggagcataatttaaaaacgtaaatgaaaTTATCTGCATACTATGGCGAATACGCCATAACGTTCGTCAGTATAACAGTGTATTATAATTGAGGACTCTGTTTTAGCGTATTTACCATAGATGGcgcattataataaaataagaaggtatcattgaatattggttatatttatacgagttacttgagagcggagcgtattgtaacacatcatggttctctgaagcatgatatccagaaataagtaagtaatatttcaatgaaatttatttctgattataatagaTAATGAGACCTTCCCTTGTCTCTCGATATTTACTATAGATTACTATAGATAGCACCATGCCGAGACTAAGgttgaactcagagccttatgaggatacagcaggtctcttccccactgcgtgtttagggcactccttggataattgtggagatttttttttgtagtactgacaaaaaatttttaaatttctactgatccccacggaccaaagtagacgcgaagcgtctacttgttatACCTGtgcagaaaaacaaaatatatttcaatatatcTCAACAATCactgtaaaaataaatgtatataaaaactATAGTATTTGTCTTACTGATATAAatccagtggcgaagcgtacgagtagacaaggtagacactgtctacccaaaattatccagttattaatttatcacgtaattatttcatgtaattgttcaattaaaatttaaaaaaaaataacagaatgtagtcgctatccttactattattatatagtatctaaacatgattaatccgaaggcgcgccccgcctgccgcaccgattaagataaaaGTACAGggcacccaattaatgtatacgagccccaggaagacacattgatatttgtcttccgaaattttgagcatctaatcgaaccaaatacgcatcaagcaggctacagaggtccggccgcatcagcattcagcctattacgtatgcaaaatttactcgcggggaagacattcgagcttttgtctatcgaagtcgaccagctattttattatgctgttgagagttattgtttatggacacgcttgatctggtcggccgcaatacatcttcagttttgttttgttttgatgaatcggcatttggtgggggcgcgtgctttagtaatttaataattagtatttttatttttgggtgtatagaaaaggtttttttagtggttatttatgaacgactgttcgatattggcaattgtattttagttgtgtttttttgtaagtagtacttatttttatctatctatctttttatgctagtagtaattatttatttattttttatatcactacatgaTTTTTCTcgttgagttaatatttcatgcgctttcattctctatttcattaaagcgaataatattgaatacacatttttttctaattaacgatttttattgtttgtctacccgaaaaaaaagttcacgcttcgccactgtataaatctacattaaataataataatattgtttatttccTGAGTACAAAgcacatatacatacataaagtTCTCTAACTGAAGAAAAGTCATAGTTATggagcaaaaaagaaaaaatactaaTTGTAATTGGTATTGTAAGAACGCATCGAGAAAAAATGGTGAAGGTTCCGACTTGCGACAcataaacgctaataactttggttctatggcgatttttttttccggttttCACTGTTTTATGTAAGAAGGTATGAGGCTACGTGactgtgaaaatattttttcacccGAAAGGGTGAGCTTGgcaaaaaccgtttttttttcgcGAAGACAGTCGGTGCAGCAGTTTGTAGAAAACTGACTAtgccgaattttctgaaactcaaCGACATCAAAGGCTACTTTAGAAAACTGCTCctaaagggcgctttttaagataaactcTCTAGAAgtgggatttttctgtgaatgaaatttgaactttttgcttTCCTCGCGGACTTTATCGgttgtggggcctaaacggtaatgttCCCGATAATGCAGATAAAACGGcgcttttctacgtaaatgtagctttttttttattcaaactattttttttttcaaaaagaaactgCTTTTGAGATAAACGAgcttaaacgtaattttttttttcgaaaaaaaaagatgtataTAGGGTGAGCTGAGCTTAACAAATATGAAcacctttttgagcctttttttgaccgattttttctatttttcttgtTGATTGAGATATACTGTATACGATGAGTTAATAGTGGCAATGAAATTAAAATCCtatatgaatttaagacaaaacGACGTCATTAATGATATTGATTCCACATCAAGCGTTCTTTCTACATTTCTTGTGGTCAAGatttttatacattaaaattattttaaaaatattactgggCTTGCCCTTAAGTATGAAGCCTGtagcaaagtttactgaataaaatacttgTGTAGAACGAAGGCGCGACCATCTGGAGCCGCAAGAGTAGACTTGACGCAACTGCGACTCGAATGAAAGGCAAGGAATATTTCTTCGGCTCGGGCGATTCGTGCTGATGCTGCTGAATCGATTCCAACTAGTGCGCATGCCAGATCGAATCGCACCGGACGAATTTGCCATGTTCCGATCTTTGTAGGTTAggttgtttatttatattcctGGTTGTATTGTTCTATTGGAACTTAATTATGGAAGACGAAGTGCTCATAAGTTTAGTACAAAACTACGAAgaattgtataatttaaaacacTCCCAGAGTgaaaattgtataatttaatttcctaaagaaattattttgaagacaAAAGGATAACAAGATTTTAAGGGTTTGACCTGTAAAGACGGGCGAATAAGTGTCATCTATGTTATCTTTTTGTTGAAAACCTTTAGCCACTAAACGTGCCACATTAAAAATCCCATCTGGCTTCTTTTTATACACCCATTTAACATCAATAACTGGCTGGTCTTTGGGTCTCTCAACCAATttccttgttttatttttagacaaattttTCAGCTCTAAGTCCATAGCTCCTTTCCAATTTTTCGCTTTAGAAGACAATAGAGTCTCTTCAAAAGTTAAAGGACTCAATGCATTACAATAATTTACGCAAATTGTTTGATAGACATAGTTTTCATTCTTGTTTGGTTTTCGgtttctttttgattttcttaatagtgtacCCTCAGATGTACCAACTTCTTGCCTGTCTTCTTGCACAGTTTAATTAAGATCATCCGGAACATCACTATAATCTGAGTCACTATTCTCATCTTCCTGTTCCTCTAGATTAAATTCTTGGGTTGTCTTAAGTTCTTCCTTTACCTTGGGATCAATAATCTCTTTGGGCTCTTCAAAACCAATACAAACAGTGTCATCCTCTACTATATCCACATGTTGCGCTACAATAATCTTATTACCTATTAGAACTCGGTAACCCACATCTGAATATCCAACGAGTATACCACATTCAGCCTTTTTATCCCATTTGGATGTTCTTTTTACTTTAGGAATTCTAACAAATATTTTGCTTCCATAGATCCTTAAATATTTGGCATCAGGCTTCTTTCTAAAAAAAGATTTCATAGGGAGTCAATCTCTCTATGGTGTTTGCTAGAattctgttctttaagaaaGCAGCTGTTTTAACAGCCTCGGGCCAAAAGCATCGATTAATTTTAGCTTCAGCCATAAGACATCTAGCCATGTCCATAATACTTCTGTTCAATCTCTCTGCGGTAGTACCATTAAGTTCATGTACATAGGTTGGACACGGATCAacaataatacctttttcacaAGCAAATGtacacatttttgaatttacatATTCTGATCCGTTATCACACCTAATCCTTTTAACCCTTTTATTAGAAATGTTTTCAACCTGATTAATATATTCAGCTAGACACTCAAAAACTTGATCTTTACTTTTAATACAGAAAACTTTAATCAATTTACTATAATCATCAATGatgcttaaaaaatacttcTCCCCATTCCTTTCAACAGTGCTATGAGGTCCATTTAAAtcattatgaattatttcaagaaTATCATTGGCTTTAGTTCTGTTATTTTGAAAAGGTAAGTTATGCATCTTATTTTCAATACAGATTGCACATTTCATAAAGTTACATTCAAGATTTTCAGGTAAATTCtctaacatattatttttacaaatcttACTTAAAGAATTAAAGTTTATATGCCCTAATATTCTGTGCCCTTTTTCCTTAAGAGACATTTCAATTTTAGGTTCAATTTTACAAGTAATTACATTGGCATTGATTTCGTTTTTAACCAACAAGcatgttatttaatataaattataatacttCTTAGCAATTCCAACTATCTTATTagtttgttataaattttagtCACATCAGcttcagatataattttattatttttagtaattttactaAGAACTTAAGAGGTTATTATTCATTTCTTTTacaaagaaaacatttttaatagtaaCAGTTGACACCctattataaataaagaaattatatataacAGTACCTATCTTGGTTGCTTGTAGTATTCGACCATCTCCAAGTTTGACATTATTTGGtgtttttaaaggtaaaaatgtactaaagtatttgtcattattaattatgtGGTCTGTGCATCCACTGTCAAGCACCCAAGTAAGCtcattattatcataaattttactACTTACAGTTTCACTGACATTTTGACCTACATTAACCATAAACACACTACTGTTGCTGTTCGAGTTTGGTTGAGAAACATATTCCAACTGCCTGTTAGAAATGGCACTATAAATGTAATTGACCGCCCTAATTTCCATTAGATTTCACTCCTCGTCGTTATCTGTGGCAGCCTTTTCACGAAGGACGACTTCCTTGCATTTTTTAAACTCCAGAAACTTACATAGCCGGGTCTTCCAATTTCCATAATCCACACCATCAAATATCGGTATAACAACATCATCACATTTCATAAGGGACATCTTAAAAGTAGGACTTGCTTCACACTTTATTTCTCCAGAAAGATACGTTCACTAAACGTTTAGAAGCACAAACAACCACTTTACATTTTACGTATTACAAAATTACTAAACCACTCACTGCTACCACGTTAAAATATTAGAGTAATTGAAACTCCTTGTTAGCACTTAAACTTAGGTATATTAGGAACGTTTGATGgtgattacataaataaatcaatGATCACATTGATCACATAACAAAAGTATTCTTCTTAAACTAAATACCAGTAATGAGGGAGCTACTACAGTACAGAAGCGTAAAAGCATGAAAACTTACAGTCccgaatattaaattatgtaggTTTTGTAATCACCAGACGAGAGATCCTAAActcttaaacaccaaaataatacactcGTTAACGGGTAACAATACTTTATTGTACAAGAAAACGGCTATATAGCTTAGACACGTGGAGGTCAACGACTTTTACAACCAGTCTCTGTCACGACTCAGGTGCAACCTAATCCGCCATAATGGATCGAATACATCCTGACAATTGACAGCCTCCCCTCCACTCTCCGAGTGAGTGAGAGGGCGATACAAGTCCCCACAATTATAACACTATTAGCGCCATCTGTTACGCGTAGCTCAAAGCCTAATATATTCacataatttgaatatttaataatcaaatacagagatcataaaagtataataatattctaGATATTTAACAATATTGTATGATTTTTCCTCCCCTGTATCGCAATTTGGAGAGAGTGAGCTTTCTTTTATACCAAGAAGATGTAaatgcctgtttagactgtgATGCTCAGTCAGGATTCcgaccaagtctttgatactctgTCGGGCCTTTGTTAGCAGccgccttgctttagagctgTCATGATCTGGTATAATTTCCTTGGCCTGCCTATAtcattcttccttgttttttcccagaCCCAAatattaagtgcctgggagatttgtgttttgctaagaccgagacaaggctcagggcctacgaaggggttaacggaaccttgtcttgccagttcgtcggctctgcattcctggactagcgctgagctggccctAGATTTCTAAATCGTCTTGAGGGCTGATTATAACAGTAAACTTTTAAACAGTAGCAAAACGGTAAATGTACTTACATTAActtatggtatatttttttaacgtgtAAGAAGACAGAATGATAGATGGATTGCTTACGTCTGGATTCGAGATCATTGTAAAAGGTACCTTGGATCAAATATTTTACCCTAGTTATTgtgaatgtttaataaaattaaaataggctTACACAAGGCCATATTAGGTTTATAAGACCTGCACACAATACCATAAAACTCATATCATAGACATCAATAGACCTTGTTAAAGAGTTGTTCTCCAAATTAGGTAGAACAAAACCTGATGTCCAGCATTAGAAATCATGAGTGATggaattatatataaatactaacttttaaaaaaactaaatttattcaaataattctgCACAAAAAAAGGGTTGAGTATCTATTTAACTACGATCTCTACTACtcgaaaattaaaagataagtaaaagtaaaaactaattatgggaactaatattacttataaatgcttattttacgatacaataataaaataatattatataaataagcaGGATTGTCCGGTCATCGGGGTTATTGGCCTGGTTGCATCAGATAACTCAAGTTAATGGAATAGTGCTCGCAAACACTACACAAAACAACACACTGATGTAATAGCCAATCACACAGTCTTCAAAATAATCCCGCGACACTCTGGGTTGCACTAGTGCCACGGACCCACTTACACTAGCTAGCGTTGTTTTACGTGCCAAGGTATCAAATAACTACATTTAGCACGGAAGGATGCgcctttaaatacttttattctactgataatgattaaaataagagGAAATACATAAGGTAAAACATTTCTCAGTAAAAACTCTCACCTTTGTGATTTGACAGGTATAAATAGTTCAATAAAGGCACTAACTAAACTAACAAACACTAGGGAAAAGGCACTAGGGGAGAACAAGTGGGCACTGCTACGCGACTGTAAAATTATTATCCGAACTGAattctaaaaaggatcatattagAAGTATCCCTTACAAGAATCCTGGTAAATATCTGCAATCGCCTATGCGTTTCCATTTCCACACATTATAACTTTCTCCGAAGAGACCTTTTTACCCACATAAGTGCTATTTCTGTTAATTTCTCTCATTTTCGAAGAACCTCTTAAGatataaa
Coding sequences within it:
- the LOC126742442 gene encoding polygalacturonase-like — encoded protein: MFKLFIVTAALIWVALASPLKDTCTVTSYDAVSAAVSSCTTLVIKGITVPANKTLTLDLKTGATLTFEGTITFTHSNWKGPLVEVSGSKVTVKGASGSVLDGLGAKYWDGQGDNGVTKPKFFKIKTTGGSLFDNIKLLNCPVQCVSINDASNTVLNKWTIDVSAGDSAGGKNTDGFDVSGSTSITVQNSQIHNQDDCVAVNQGSHMIFKNLTCTGGHGLSLSVGQSSSSGSANTVNNVTFTDSTVLNSRNGIHVKTHSDAGTGSINLVTYKNIQLSGITTYGVNVQQDYKDGKSTGSPTNNIPITNLNLQGVTGSMSGGSSSMPVFILCGSKGCSSWTWSTVSITNGKKSNSCNFTPSGFSC